The nucleotide sequence ACTAAACCCCaaattactgtatttttcaaTAATAAATCGTCTGCCAGATGAATGTAATTGTATGAAGTCTTTGGGTTTGGGACTGTTAAGCAGACAATCAACCACTTGATGTTATCGCTTTGAGTGTTGAAAACTTCTCAGGGGTGGGACAACACTTCTCGTCTGTGACTGGATAGAATACAAGTCAACCCAAGCTTGTTTGCGTCTGACATCAGCGAAATGCAGCTGTAGGACAGGAAGTGAGTCTCCACCATACATCCGTGCCTCCTTTGTCATAGGTCACATGGTTTTCTGCCTCATTTTCAAACTcgtcattattatttattattttatacacTTAATAAGTAGAGACTAGCAGATCACAACCCTCAGTTACCTGCTTTTGACGCCCCTCTGACACCACTCTGTGTCAGAATGACAGACGATTGCTGAAGTTGCTGTGATAACATGGAATTATTGGTAAACAAGAAAATTCATGTCCGACTAAATCGGCAATACGTGTCAATTTCAGGGTAGTCGTCTGGGTACTGGGACTGtagctgtttcctgtgactgctgtccatggatgtattataagaaATAATATTCTAATAATACGTCCATGATCCAGAAGGCCAATTGGCGAtttttctgccgttgttggcTTGCCTGTGTTGCCATTGGCCATGACTACCTGGGCGGAGCGCCGAGAGGcgagaggcggagaaacgaagtcgggggacacagattaaaaccaaCGTCTGAACCTTTGCTACGGTTTGTCAGTGCTGGGAGAAAACGTGTTTACCGACGAGGCCTGGATGCTGAAACAAGTTTTGGAgttgcttttttgtcgaacacgcGTGAGGCTGGACGCTGCATAAACCTGAAGCACAGAAGGTAAGGCTAAagagcgaactagctagcggttagcgttagcatttgccTTAGCGGTGAgtttagcattagcattctcTTTTTAAGCCTTTTATTTCAATCTTCAGTCGTTTTTATCGCGTGGGTAGAACTGTGATTGTGTTTCCATGACggaggcgtccctgacatgtATTATGGACCCTTAATGCgaacaggtgaaaacacaagGAGCTCGTGATAGTGTGTTTAAATCCCTTTTGTAATTGTTTGTAGTCACTTTACGGCATTTTGCACCTCGTTGTAACTTTGTGTTTCATCCTGGCCATTTAAACTCAATTTATAGCGATCTATCACGTCGACGTCGGcgttttgtgtttatttgtggtcattttgtatatTGCctctgtacctggctgctttacacctgaATGTcggcgttagcattagcttctTCTTTAAGTGATGCCTTTGGTAGTGATGGCGAGATGAAGCTTCATGAAGCATTGAAACTTTCCATCTAATTGGTTCATTCATAGGCCGAAGCTTCATGGTGCTTGaagaataaatgtaaaacaggtAGAGTGTTTATAATGACACCATGGGACAAATGGAAACAAATTGGGGAGATGATTTTGATGTTAATGTGCCTGTGTTACTTGATTTGAGCTTATGTTCCCAGGGACAACATATAACACATAGAATAGGGgcaacattttattcattttttttttatttaagaataACAActttacaacttttttttttttttttttaattttagattattttgtctGCCTCAAGAAAGCAACAGCTACTTTATACAAGTTAGGATATACATTTATCTGTCCTTCCCAGTACTCTAGAAGGTTCTCCAATCTTCCAATGTTCGGTTCACCCAGGTACGTTTTTACCACCACTGTTGCCCACAGTGACATTTTGGGTCCTCGTCTGTAGAAGTCCAAATTTTGGTGTCCAAACAATGCCACAGTTAACTACCTAGACAGAAAAACAGGCTGTAAGTGACttaatacaataatacaatTAGAATGTATCCATCACCTTGAGTCACAGGCTGAGAAGCTACTGACATATGCGGTTGTGAtaatgacgatgatgatgactaggaggaggaggaggaggaagacacaCTGTTTTGTATAACAGCAGCACGTTCAGATGCTGTTCCAGCGTGTATCCACCTCTTAAATTAGCTTCAGTGCTGGCCGGCCCATTTGCTCTTGCACCTGTGCCAGCCTCTCCTATAAAATTAGCCAACAAAAAGTGATTAATTCAAGtgccactgcagcagcaacttaaacaaaacagcatcatttaaatattataatgaaataaagaaacTCACCTTCGCAGTGCACCTTTGGAGTGCAAATAGCCCACTGTCTTTCAAGAGTTTGCATGAATGTCAGGCAAAGCAGTGTTTTAGTCAAGAGCCTTTTTTATGAGTAAATTTAAATACAGTGTCATAGTAAATTAAGGCaccaaactgtcaaaatatgacatagtatagtaaggggaCAAAAATGGTatagaaaaaaaagtcactgtataaaaaggcatcaaaaaccatcaaaatattTCATAGTAGTGagtcaaaaatggacaaaaaatgtcttagtatagaATGtcatgtaaaaccatcaaatgttgttgtttagctgtaatgttgaatatttctgtgtgttttcatggttaaactgttgatgaggaataggtagtagtgtattgatcattttcctttgtatgtttctctttgatttcctccaggtgtcaccacttcgtccacgacatcgtctACGATTGCTGagatgtcgtccacgatcggagagacactgttgaggatgagggagacatcatCTACGATCAGaaacattgtccacgatcgaagagaccttgtcaaagatgagagagacgttgtccatgatcagagacattgtcccatgcttcgtagagctctgcgcaagaatcggtagagacactgtggttcctcgattcgacggcatgaccgcgatcatggagacattgttgatggtcacagagacaccgtctatgatctcagagacattgcccacgatcataaagacactgtccatgattacagagactttgtccataatctcagagacattgtccgcgatcacaaagacgtagtccacgatcgcagagagcCATCGTACAGCGaggaagttgtttgagaccaggacagaggcctccaggtaattcacaaaccgctttatatcaactgtccaacacagagcactgacatttaactgtttatgttcGGTATTCAGTATATCTGAAAAGTGTTATAAGTAGAAGTAATTTGCTATATAAAAACAATGCATAGTTAATCTacattaatagaagtaatgtaaaagtaatgtgtaatCTCAGAAGTagtacaaaaaaaatcacagcagtaagacatcaaaaactgtcaaaaaaaagtcataatgtaataagacataaaaaatgtcatggtatagtatggtgtctagaccgtactcttttatgtaatttgacagaaagagacccaacaaatcccaccatgagcagcactaggtgacagtggcaagaaaaaacttcctttaagagctagaaaccttgaacagaagCAGACTCGGGTGGGTGGCCCATCTGCCTCAGCATGTTGGTTAGTATAGtgaaatatcaaaaatgttgtgaaaatattactatagtaaggcatgacaatgtcttagtataatatggcataaaatgttttgttaacttctctggttcagctgtaatgttgaatatttctgtgtgttttcatggttaaactgttgatgaggaataagtagtagtgtattgatcattttcctttgtatgtttctctttgatttcctccaggtgtcaccacttcgtccacgacatcgcccacgatcataaagacattgtccatgattacagagactttgtccataatctcagagacattgtccacgatcacaaagacgtagtccacgatcgcagagagcCATCGTACAGCAaggaagttgtttgagaccaggacagaggcctccaggtaattcacaaaccgctttatatcaactgtccaacacagagcactgacatttaactgtttatgttcGGTATTCAGTATATCTGAAAAGTGTTATAAATAGAAGTAATttgcaatataaaaacaatgcatAGGTAATCTAcattaatagaaataatgtaaaagtaatttgtAATCTCAGAAGTAGTAcgaaaaaaatcacagtaataagacatcaaaaactgtcaaaagtcataatgtagtaagaaataaaaaatgttatggaatagtatggtgtcaaaaaccatcaaaaaatatcatagtatagtaaggcttcaaaaatgcccaaaaatatcaaaaaatgtcataatatagtgtcaaaaatggtcaaaaaatatcataatacagtaaggtgtcaaaaatgtcatcaaagtAAGATgtcatgtcaaaaaatgtcataatatagcaaggtgtcaaaaaatatcaaaaaatgtcatagttaactatggcatcaaaaatggccaaaaatgccatagtatactaaggcttcaaaaatggacaaaaaatatcaaaaaatttTATaatacagtaaggtgtcaaaaaatatcaaaaaatgtcatagtatagtagggggtcaaaaatatcaaaaaatgtcaaaaatatcacagtgtagtaagatgtcaaaaatggccaaaaaatgtcatagtatagtaaggtgtcataAAAAATGGCatatggccaaaaaatgtcataaggcttcaaaaatggacaaaaaatatcaaaaaatgttataatacagtaaggtgtcaaaaatatcaaaaaatgtcatagtatagcaggtgtcaaaaatatcaaaaatgtcatatcacagtgtagtaagatgtcaaaaatggtcaaaaaatgtcatagttagtggtgtcaaaaaccaaaaaaatcatagttaactgtggcatcaaaaatggccaaaaaatatcaaaaaatgttataataccgtaaggtgtcaaaaatggccaaataTACCATAGTATACTGTGTGGTCAATGTtagaaaatgtcatactgtCTCTCAAATGTAAGAGGTAATTTGTAATATTTCAAGCAACAGTTGATGCATTTGAGGGATAATTAAAGGTTCCTTGTCTTCTTTAATTATATTTGTAATAAAATTTCAGGAcataaaccctaaccctagcctctggcaaaaaagccgtaaccctaaccctagcctctgcCTCTGGCTGCAAGTGGTCTCTGGGTACAAATACTGAcattcatacaatattaaacagacaggcaaaatattcagtattaagaaatttatttgagtaagataatcCATTTTAGTCACATAGCAGGGAAATACAGTGTTgcaacaaaaatagaaaatggcAAGACATTGACAAGTTAAGATACAAAATAAGTACAATATGtaaaaaattataaacaatatgaacagtataaacagaactatgtacacagtaatacaCTGGActtgagtactgatattgcactgttagAAATAGCTaaacaccaaaatgaaatgacaaacaaaatctaacCTAACCCACAAGAGGAGTGAGGTGAGGTATGTAGGTCTCAGTGTGTCATtatgtctgtggaaaacaaagataagATGGCTGCTCTACAACAGTTTTGTTGTCTTAAGCTgcatgtcatagtatagtaaggcatcaaaaatggtcaaaaatgtcattgtataataaggtgtaagtaaacatgcaaaaacactgtTATGGTTGTTTATGGTTACCTTGACTGTGGTCATCAAGTCGTCAAATTCAACATTAACTGAAATAGCAGAGGACATGATGTTGCTGTGTTGTATGTGTTGCAGActgcctcctcttccacctcctgTTGGGTGACAGTGGTCCTGCACAGGGAGCAGCTCTGAGATCTTTAGCTGAAGACTCTTCTCTGAGCACGATCAGTGCTGACTGGTCTGGATTTGTGTTATCTGGGACTAGAGGCAGGACTGAGAGGGACAAGCAACATTTGAGTAAATACGTTAagtaattaaatgaaaacattctgtCTTGAGATAGATGAAACCATTTACTGTCTCAAATGTTATATTACAGGCTAATTGCATGCTACTAAAAGTGCTGCTTCTTCATGTCATTCACAGATATTCCTGTCTGCACTATTGCTGCAAGTGTTGGCCAGTCGTGCCACAAATCCCTTGGTGCTGCCATTTCATTGGGCCTACTTGTCTGAATGCAATCAATCAAGTTCCTGATAAAAGCAGAGGCTTCCCTTTAGCGTCAGCCTGCGTTAACTGCAAGTGGAGACTGACGAGAGTAAAGACCTGCAACTTGACCTGTGCAACTCAACCAAAGCAAACATCCTGACATCctggaaagaaaaaactgtatttttggCCATCAGCAAACTCAAAACAGACACTAACTTGCATTCAAGAATTATATCTTGAGGTAAAAACCATGCAcctctatctttgtgaggacttTGGTGACTGAAGATGTGAATCTGTAAGATCTTTAAACAGTCAATTAGAGCCCCAGTCCTTTGCATCTGAACAAGCCAAGTTAACACAATTACTTGTAAGCACAAAGGGACCACTACATTACACTGTACTACAGATGAGGTGTACCTTAGGTGTCTGAAACAAATCATATATTCTTGACTTTTCCACGAGGAATAATTCAATTCCTctattttcacattcacaagTATAATTTGAAAAAACTAACAGAATAAGTTCTATATCATACAAATCATCATATTAAccacaaatataataatataatattttttctatATCACCTGGTTGTTACTGATAAGTTACAGTCCTGATCTGTAGTTTCAACACAGTGACTTTTCCCCAGACAATAGGCTTTAAACCATCAAACcgcagctgagataatgacagaggcagactgagaagaaataaactaacactgaccttctgtaAATCTTTatgtctgcctcctctctctctcatgatTTGCTGGTTGAAGTTGGAGtactgtggagaaaaatcacaaacaagCATTAATATAAGGCTACAACTGTTTAACacctcaaaataaaagcacacaggctttctgggtattgaagttCAAACCATCAAAAGGTAGAGGAGTAAAAGACACTACACCCACAAAGAAAGCAGTGCGAAGACTAATTGGTACTGGACTAATCAGACAGGACTGGGACTGAGCTAGTTCAAGAATTCAATTTGATTTGTACACAAAGATCTGACTAGAGACTCCACCAGATCCTCATattcacagagcagcagtggatggaaacgtgcatttatttgcatttctttttgaAAATCAGTTAAATTTGAGCTACCTTTGGTTGTAAAAAGTCTAAATTAACATAAATGATGATGTTTCTACCTTTATAACTCACTATAATAAAGAGAAGGGAAAGTTAGTCCTGTGCATGTATCCTTTGTTTTCAAATCATAAAATCACACTTCTAAACAATCACTGATCATACTGTCCACTTATTTATCATTTGTTTCATTCCTGCAAATCTTGGAGTGTGTTATGTCACACTGAGAAGCCTTTTccacattttaatgtgaaaaacactAAGGCAGTTTACGGTCACTGGCTTGAGTTCTGCACCCAAACCTTACAATGGTACGTAAAACCCTGCATAAAGATGAACATTAACTCTCTAAAACAGTATCAACAATACAGTGCTGCAGGGATGACGTATAGCTACCTTGACAAAAAAATTGAAGGGATTTTTCAGTTATCTTACAAATTATTGGATTATAAACTTTAAGACGATCTTCACAAGTGagtaacatttttatgatatttgatACCTGAATACAATCACCAGAAAAAAAGTCAATGTAAAGATATAAACAAACTACACCAGTCACATTACTATAATGTTgccaccactaagcttccaacttgtgatttgatttaaagcactgacctcttctacaaCTCTTTCCTCTTTGGAAGTCAGTAATAATTTGCAAGAGCACAGGTATAAACACAATAAGGCTGTAAAGACAGACTAACAACTTCAACAACAATCAGACAGGACTCTTGCAGATCAGACTGTATGAGTTTCAGCTACATGGACCTACTGAACTAGACACTTGTTGAATGTGAATATGATCAGTAGATTAATTGTAATCCATTAACTGGCACATAACTCATGAATACCAGGCTTACTTACATCCCAGCGTCTtcaaaaaaaaactgcaggtaGGCAGGGATAGCATGGAGGACAGCAGCACGTCTGACATGGACGACACTTTGCTCTTTCGTGAacctgtcagtggtaaaaacaaggACTTACTTTCACTGGACAAATACCCAAGTTGTTTACATTTCAGCAGCCAGGTACACCTTTCTTGCTAAATACATTTCCGATTCCAAACATGTTTGTCCCCATCAATGATTTACGCCCAtaaaaataaggcccaggttaagAAATACCAGAGTCTCTTCTGTTTCGACAATGACAGACTCACTGATTGTTTGGTCATGTGACAAAGCGTAGCAAGGGACTGGGTGTTTGGTCATGTGACTAGCATTTAACACTAGCATCAACTAACCTCAATTTTTGCATTTAGTGAGACAAACGTATTTACATTCACTTACATTCGTACATTCACTTTTCAGGTGTATAAAATATATCAACTGCCAAGGCACACGGACACGCGTTATGCAGAAAATAATGTAACACTACAGTGAAACCCGGTGCTAAATAAACAGATAACTCACTAGGTTAGCGGTTagcacagtggagaaagttcgCTGATAAAGCCACACTGCCACGTGCCACATCGTCTTTCACTTCACGTCTTCACGTGCAATCCCACGGCCAACTTCAGACGGGAAAAGTATCTCCTTTCCTGCTATTATTTCAAAAATACGAGTAAGTTGTTAACAAGCAGCAAACTTTTCTCCACATAACTCATCTGAAGCGAGCGGAGGAAAGATGGCGAAGCTTCCTCTTCTTCGGAGTTTCCGGCAAACTGGATGCCTCGCGGCACATTACTGCCTCTCACAGGTTGGGATCAGATTGCAATTCGGAGTGACAATTAACATTGCTGTAATCCGGATGCGGTGATGAACTCACGGGCTGTTTTCACAACCCTTGACTGGTTTTCGGTGTGATTCAGCAGACTCTTCGCTGTAATAGTCTTTATGCCCAGGCAGCGTCTGTCGTTTTTTTCCAATCGATGAAAAACTACAACGTCGCCTGTGAATGACGACAGACTGACGCAGAATTGTATAATCAGCCAACATGGCCGCGTCCATGAGACTTCTGGTGAAAAGGGTGATCCGTCTTTCTCATAGAAATTTTAACGCTACCGCCGCTGGAGTTTCGGGTCGATCAGGTTGCTGCTGGGGAACGGCGTCTTGTCGTTGCTTTAGCGATGACAGAAGTACGCATTTTGGCTTCGAAACGGTGCCAGAGGCAGAGAAGGCGAAGAGGGGTGAGTAACAGTCAATACACTTGCGAGCGAGTCCTGTTGTGGGATAACAAAACTCCATTCACAAGTCCTGCTATTTAAGATATCTATGCTTCTCGGTAAATGTACGCACCTTGAGAGACGGGATTTGGGGGTTGTGGAGATTTGCTGGACAATTCGGCATACAGTTGATCCGTGAAGTGACACTTCTGTTCAAGGAGACCCATAAACGTTAGAAAGGCAGTTACTTTAGCGGCGTGGTGtccatttaaactgaaaattgtACCAAAATTAGTGGTGTTTGGTGCGTTCTATGTATGCCGAATGTAAAAGTGGTAGGTAATAAGGAGGGGAGAATTTCTATAAGAACAGAAAACTGGGCGTctctggacaaaaaaaaatatgcatattCTGTGTATGCTTAACAGACTAATGCTTTCTGTAATTCTGAATAGTCTACTTACGTGAAATGGATATGACTAATTACTGAATGTGCTAAAATAATTTTCTATATAAGAAATACATAATCCCTCTGTAAACCATGTACCagttaaagttttattttacttgtcCAGCAAGATTTAACTTCTGGAAATCatgcattaaaaacataaacGTTAACCGAACAGGAGGTTTTCTTTGGTCAGCTGAACAGGGACGGTCTCTGATAAGGGTGAACAGAAGATGTGCTTGACTCCAGTTAGGACTCTGCAAAGACTTGTGAGGGGTGTAGTtactgaaagaagaaaaaaaaaaacttgcattacatatataaaacagacgtaaaaagaaaaaacacaccctCAACCACTTCCATCGAGAGACAtgctcttcctctgctttttcaGTGTACAAGGTGTTTGAGAATGTGGCCCAGAAGTATGACATCATGAATGATGCGATGAGTCTTGGGATTCACCGACTGTGGAAGGACTCGCTGCTGCACGTCATGAACCCACAGCCTGGTGCACAGCTCCTGGATGTGGCGGGTGGAACAGGTTAAAGCAGTTTCTGTGCACCTCTGAAACACATCAGACTGAAACCTGCCTCCAGTGTCACACTTCCATTTTCCCTTGCAGGTGACATCGCCTTCCGTTTCCTGGAGTATGTTCGTTctcagcaggagagacagaggcgTCGGTCGGCACGGTCCATGCAGACGCCGTCCTGGAAGGACATTTCCAACAACTActccacagaggaagaggaaaggcCCCAGGAATCCAAGGCTGTGGTCTGTGATATAAACAAGGAAATGCTGAAAGTGGGGAAACAGAAAGGAGACAGCATGGGGATCAGTGCTGGTAAGTCCATCTACAGGAACCCTCCAGGAATGCATCTCATGGCAGGTTCTTTTCCCTAAACTGGAGGATTGTTTGTGCACAGATCTGATTTTTGCTGAACTCCACTTGACATTACTGTGCATGTGAGGATCTTATGGTCACAGGAGTCTGGAAACAGGGATCGAGTACAAAGCAAAGGTTGAAATGAAGATACCAGCAGGTGTTTTTGACTTGAGtatctgtgcttgtgtgtatcaGGTCTGTCGTGGGTGGTGGGGGATGCAGAGGAACTGCCCTTTGATGACGACCAGTTCGATATTTACACCATCGCCTTTGGCATTCGCAATGTCACTCATATAGATCAGGTAACTGACCAGATCGTTATGCACCAGTGATCCAATAGTGTCAGGATGATACTGCAATGATACTGTGTTTGATATCAGCCTATGAGTGCAAAAGGATTCAATATCTGTAACATCTAGTGTGTCTACTTTTCTTCAGAATAGCAATCTGAAACTAAAAGCAACTGGCTGACAAGTACAAAGAGGCTTCATTCAGTAAGCAGAACAATATGAAAGACCAGTGACCCTGGCAATGGATTTCACACATGTAGGAATGAACATACACCAGCAGCTTCTCAATGTAACTCGCTGATGAACCTTTGCGCTTACAATTTGAAAGAAGTACCTTAATTTAGTTAACATGTACAGTCTAGTACTTAAATAACTCAGTTTTGGAGATCACGTCAGGGGAGCTGGGCTATATATCCTGCTGGTATACACTGAATGGTCACAGCAGCTCATGCCCATCTTTGTACTTATCTCACAGGGACATAATTGGCATTGGAATTGGCTTTTTATCTGACTCTCAGTAAGAtatcagcaaacacaaaaaaatccctgtatttatttcagtacttcttttctgtttgtgaaatCTGCACTTAATGCTCCTTTAACTTACAGAGCAGGTGTTGTAGAGGTTACCGGGGTCATCACCAAGTAGAGCTGGGAGGTGTCACATCCAGTTTCTACAAATAGATAAGGAAGATTATGTGACATTCATAAGTTACAatacaaacatgtttgtctAAGTGTATATGAAACAAGTGTCATCACAGTTACTGACCGGAGAAGTGATTTTTAAGATACAATCCACAACTTTAGTGTCATAAACAGCAATGGACTACTACTCTTTTGACTGAGAACTACAAGTTCCCAGCACTACTTTAAAATACCGAGAAACAATTATT is from Lates calcarifer isolate ASB-BC8 linkage group LG13, TLL_Latcal_v3, whole genome shotgun sequence and encodes:
- the coq5 gene encoding 2-methoxy-6-polyprenyl-1,4-benzoquinol methylase, mitochondrial, with amino-acid sequence MAASMRLLVKRVIRLSHRNFNATAAGVSGRSGCCWGTASCRCFSDDRSTHFGFETVPEAEKAKRVYKVFENVAQKYDIMNDAMSLGIHRLWKDSLLHVMNPQPGAQLLDVAGGTGDIAFRFLEYVRSQQERQRRRSARSMQTPSWKDISNNYSTEEEERPQESKAVVCDINKEMLKVGKQKGDSMGISAGLSWVVGDAEELPFDDDQFDIYTIAFGIRNVTHIDQALQEALRVLKPGGRFLCLEFSKVTNPVLARLYDAYSFQMIPVLGEVIAGDWKSYQYLVESIRKFPDQEAFKHMIEDAGFYCVQYYSFTGGVVAIHSGFKL